The genome window AACGAACACCTGGTGCGGGCAGACCTCCACGCAACGGCCGCAGCCGATGCAGGCTTCCGGCGAAAGCTCCAGGGTCGCCACCCCCTCCAGATAACGAAATCCTTTCATGATGGACCGATCTCCCTAGAAAAAGCTCCCTGCCGCCAGGAGCAGCAGGCCTGCGGCAACGGCACTCCCCATGAGCGGGAGGGAGAGCCGCATCTCCTTCTTCACCCCCGAACGGGAGGTATAGGTGGAACAGCCGGTAAAGTTCAGGGCATGAAAGGCACTGACCGCCGGGAGCGCCAGAAAGGCAGCCAGCGTGGTCGGCACGCCCCAGTGGCTGCCGCCGGCTGCCAGGTACCACGCCAGACACCAGGCAAGCCCTGCAAACACGCCTTTCAGGGCAAATCCCCGGCCGGGAAGCCAGGGAAGGAGCAGCGGCGCCGCCACCACCCCGGCCAGCATGGCGCCCACGTAAGCGGCAACGAGGGCCATGCCGCCAGCCGCGCCGCCTCCGAGCAGCAGCGAAACCAGGAAGAGCGCTGTTGCCACGACAGCGGTCGGCTTGAGCGCGCCCACCAGCTCCACCGGGACCAGGACCAGCCGTTCCCGGAGGGTAAAGGTCAGCTCGCGCATCTGCGGCGTCGTCACCCCCCCGGTATCGAGGTACCGCGGCAGGTCGGCCGCCCGGAGGGTCGCGTACCGGACCGTGAACCCGGAGCGCTTCGCCACCTCATGGGCCGCCACGCCGGGAGCGCCCAGGATCGGCAGGAGCAGGCGGCGGTGGCCGACGATCTCTGCCAGACGGGTCGCCTTCACGCGGCGCACGATCTCGTCCGTGCCGAAGGTCCCCTTGCCGGCGGCACACCAGACATTGATGCCATAAGTTTCGAGCACCAGCAGCCAGACATTGCGGCCTGCCAAAGAGCTGCGAACGATGTCGTAGCTCATCTTGTAGTTGGCCGTGACCACCACCGGCGTATCCGGTGACGGCGTACCGATGGCATAGAGGCCCGGGGGGACCAGGTAGTCCATCCGGCCGATTCCCCAGCGGACCTTCCAGGCGCCGGTACGGTCGGCAAGTAAAAGCTCAGTGGAGACCTGCGGCACCCTGCCCACGCCAGTCTCCAGCCACCCCAGGAAGCCGGGCACGTTTTCGTCGATAGCTCCGCCGCCGGCGGAGGTCGGCGGGCCTCAGCAAGGGGGCTTGTCGAGCTGGTTCTGGGGACCGATGCTGCACGTTGCCAGCGATCTGCCGGCTAATGCCTTTCCTGGCTTGATCTCCTTGATCTTCACTCCGCACCCCTCAAGCAATTTAGTTGCAGCATGCAATCTTTTCTCCATCCCCGGCCTGCGCCAGGGCCTCATTGAGCAGCACTAGCGCCTTGGCCACCGAATCCTTC of Geobacter sp. contains these proteins:
- a CDS encoding acetyl-CoA synthase subunit gamma, translated to MPQVSTELLLADRTGAWKVRWGIGRMDYLVPPGLYAIGTPSPDTPVVVTANYKMSYDIVRSSLAGRNVWLLVLETYGINVWCAAGKGTFGTDEIVRRVKATRLAEIVGHRRLLLPILGAPGVAAHEVAKRSGFTVRYATLRAADLPRYLDTGGVTTPQMRELTFTLRERLVLVPVELVGALKPTAVVATALFLVSLLLGGGAAGGMALVAAYVGAMLAGVVAAPLLLPWLPGRGFALKGVFAGLAWCLAWYLAAGGSHWGVPTTLAAFLALPAVSAFHALNFTGCSTYTSRSGVKKEMRLSLPLMGSAVAAGLLLLAAGSFF